From a region of the Salminus brasiliensis chromosome 4, fSalBra1.hap2, whole genome shotgun sequence genome:
- the osr1 gene encoding protein odd-skipped-related 1: MGSKTLPAPVPLHPSLQLANYSLLQTSSGFQLPADPMPGVYSFSALHAVHLHHWTLGYPPFALPRCTFSKLPGLVDARFPLPSIPLLPQLVHPTKQDMSPGSAKSKPRFDFANLAAAATQEDPLKAEDLSVNGGANAHARGPSLGCLLDAAAKLSSPERKPSRGRLPSKTKKEFVCKFCGRHFTKSYNLLIHERTHTDERPYTCDICHKAFRRQDHLRDHRYIHSKEKPFKCQECGKGFCQSRTLAVHKTLHMQVKELKPAKIK, translated from the exons ATGGGCAGCAAGACCCTTCCCGCCCCCGTGCCGCTCCACCCGTCCCTCCAGCTGGCCAACTACTCCCTCCTCCAGACGTCCAGCGGCTTCCAGCTGCCCGCCGACCCCATGCCGGGCGTGTACAGCTTCAGCGCCCTCCATGCCGTCCACCTGCACCACTGGACCCTGGGCTACCCGCCGTTCGCCCTGCCGCGCTGCACCTTCTCAAAGCTGCCCGGGCTGGTGGACGCCCGCTTTCCGCTGCCGTCCATCCCGCTGCTGCCGCAGCTCGTCCACCCGACCAAGCAGGACATGTCCCCCGGGTCAGCCAAGAGCAAACCGCGCTTCGACTTCGCCAACCTCGCCGCCGCCGCCACGCAGGAGGACCCCCTGAAGGCCGAGGACCTGAGCGTGAACGGCGGGGCCAACGCGCACGCCCGCGGGCCGTCCCTGGGCTGCCTGCTGGACGCGGCGGCCAAGCTGTCGTCGCCCGAGAGGAAGCCCAGCCGCGGCCGGCTGCCGTCCAAAACCAAAAAGGAGTTTGTGTGCAAGTTCTGCGGCCGTCACTTCACCAAGTCCTACAACCTGCTGATTCACGAGCGCACGCACACAGACGAGCGGCCGTACACCTGCGACATCTGCCACAAGGCCTTCAGGAGGCAGGACCACCTCAGAGACCACCG GTACATCCACTCCAAAGAGAAGCCGTTCAAATGCCAGGAGTGTGGAAAAGGATTCTGTCAGTCGAGAACGCTTGCAGTCCACAAAACGCTGCACATGCAAGTCAAAGAGCTGAAGCCGGCCAAGATAAAGTGA